In Miscanthus floridulus cultivar M001 chromosome 5, ASM1932011v1, whole genome shotgun sequence, one genomic interval encodes:
- the LOC136452076 gene encoding polygalacturonase At1g48100-like, giving the protein MEFTARTAIALLLSLAVSSSFLCGGVQGSRHHHHHTKHAPGPKSGRRQHAPPPHARPVSPPALPPSSSGSGGYPTPGAAPEPAPAPAAGAAGSVYDVVKDFGAVGDGVTDDTDAIKTAWDTACQDDGDSVVLAAAGYSFLVHSTVFTGPCQGSVTIQLDGTIVAPSDPDMWLGSKHNWLLFYQAHGMSLQGAGLIDGKGQKWWELPCKSQKGHGGSSGHGASCDSPVALRFFMTNNVTVQGLKVQNSSEFHIRFDNCHGVVASGLSIRSPALSPNTDGIHVENSRDVLITNTAVSNGDDCVSIGAGTLNMHVENVTCGPGGHGISIGSLGKQGSRACVANVTVRNAVIRHSDNGVRIKTWQGGSGAVSSVSFENVRMDAVRNPIIIDQYYCLSKSCENATSAVFVNGVSYAGIRGTYDARTPPIHFGCSDAVPCTNITLSDVELLPATGETIDDPFCWNVYGSAATPTVPPVPCLMEGVPSRNDNSSLKCY; this is encoded by the exons ATGGAGTTCACCGCCAGGACCGCCATTGCTCTGCTTCTGTCTCTCGCCGTCTCCTCGAGCTTCCTCTGCGGCGGGGTCCAGGgcagccgccaccaccaccaccacacgaaGCACGCTCCGGGCCCGAAGAGCGGGAGGCGGCAGCATGCGCCTCCTCCGCACGCGCGGCCCGTCTCTCCCCCGGCCCTGCCTCCGTCGTCGTCGGGGTCGGGCGGCTACCCGACGCCTGGCGCCGCGCCGGAGCCAGCACCGGCACCCGCGGCGGGCGCGGCCGGCTCCGTGTACGACGTCGTCAAGGACTTCGGCGCCGTCGGGGACGGCGTGACGGACGACACCGACGCCATCAAGACCGCGTGGGACACCGCGTGCCAGGACGACGGGGACAGCGTcgtgctcgccgccgccggctaCTCGTTCCTCGTGCACTCCACCGTCTTCACCGGCCCGTGCCAGGGGAGCGTCACGATTCAG CTCGACGGGACGATCGTGGCGCCGAGCGACCCCGACATGTGGCTGGGCAGCAAGCACAACTGGCTGCTGTTCTACCAGGCCCACGGCATGTCGCTGCAGGGCGCCGGCCTCATCGACGGCAAGGGCCAGAAGTGGTGGGAGCTCCCCTGCAAGTCTCAGAAGGGCCATGGCGGATCAAGCGGCCACGGTGCATCCTGTGACAGCCCAGTG GCGCTCAGGTTTTTCATGACCAACAACGTAACGGTGCAAGGCCTCAAGGTGCAGAACAGCTCAGAGTTCCACATCCGGTTCGACAACTGCCACGGCGTTGTCGCCAGCGGCCTGTCCATCCGCTCCCCGGCGCTGAGCCCCAACACCGACGGCATCCACGTCGAGAACAGCAGGGACGTGCTCATCACCAACACCGCCGTCTCCAACGGCGACGACTGCGTCTCCATCGGCGCCGGCACCCTCAACATGCACGTCGAGAACGTCACCTGCGGGCCCGGCGGCCACGGCATCAGCATCGGGAGCCTGGGCAAGCAGGGCTCGCGGGCGTGCGTGGCCAACGTCACCGTGCGCAACGCCGTGATCCGCCACTCGGACAACGGCGTCCGGATCAAGACGTGGCAGGGCGGCTCCGGCGCCGTGTCCTCCGTCTCCTTCGAGAACGTGCGCATGGACGCCGTGCGCAACCCCATCATCATCGACCAGTACTACTGCCTCTCCAAGAGCTGCGAGAACGCCACCTCCGCCGTCTTCGTCAACGGCGTCTCCTACGCCGGCATCCGGGGCACCTACGACGCGCGCACGCCGCCCATCCACTTCGGATGCAGCGACGCCGTGCCGTGCACCAACATCACGCTCTCCGACGTCGAGCTGCTCCCCGCGACCGGCGAGACCATCGACGACCCCTTCTGCTGGAACGTGTACGGCAGCGCCGCCACGCCCACGGTGCCGCCGGTGCCGTGCCTCATGGAAGGCGTGCCCAGCAGGAACGATAACAGCAGCCTCAAATGCTACTAG